A portion of the Acidobacteriaceae bacterium genome contains these proteins:
- a CDS encoding alpha-L-fucosidase, translating to MNGFKYDGASQRRRYVLSRRDAVRLGIGVALGARTGFAWRNRGGLASSLGNLTEDERMRWWEEARFGLFLHWGLYSVAAGDWNGRPAKGAEHFMLYERIPNKEYAKLAAGLTLSEYDPEQWVIAAKQAGMKYLVITAKHHEGFAMFDSPSNAYNIVTCSPYGKDPMKPLAKACHKHGMKMCFYYSLGRDWQDPDVPTNWPVKGGRSNTWDYPNEDGKVFSKYFRRKVLPQVSELLTQYGPVGVMWFDTPETISRDESIELKALIRKLQPACIIDSRIGNDQGDFTVAEQHLDRGTPSGPWEACMTMSKNWGYNKHDQNYKTPEVLVRDLIEVVSAGGNLLLDTGPTAQGTLTPKALEDMKRIGAWMAENGEAIYGTHPWIVRTEEIVSMKPATSGAAITTSSEAAAKDAVNDATPTQLLSDLRFVAKGEDVFVFARSWHQPTVTVKTFAAHGIGVKSVELLGYKKPVLWMQEKDQLKVELPKDAAASIPVLTLRVTLRS from the coding sequence GTGAACGGCTTCAAATATGACGGTGCTTCACAAAGGAGAAGATACGTGTTATCACGCAGGGATGCTGTAAGGCTTGGGATTGGAGTTGCTCTAGGAGCACGTACAGGATTCGCTTGGCGGAACAGAGGCGGATTAGCCTCTTCGCTTGGTAACCTTACTGAAGACGAGCGCATGCGTTGGTGGGAAGAGGCTCGCTTTGGCTTGTTCCTGCACTGGGGACTCTATTCTGTGGCTGCAGGGGATTGGAACGGTAGGCCAGCCAAAGGCGCGGAGCACTTCATGCTCTATGAGCGTATTCCGAACAAGGAGTATGCCAAGCTTGCCGCAGGGTTGACTCTCTCGGAGTATGACCCTGAACAGTGGGTTATTGCGGCGAAGCAAGCGGGCATGAAATACCTCGTGATTACGGCGAAGCATCACGAAGGATTTGCAATGTTTGATTCACCGAGCAATGCTTACAACATTGTGACGTGCTCTCCCTATGGCAAAGACCCGATGAAGCCTTTGGCGAAAGCGTGCCACAAGCATGGGATGAAGATGTGCTTCTACTACTCACTTGGCAGGGATTGGCAGGACCCGGATGTCCCCACGAATTGGCCTGTAAAAGGCGGGCGTAGCAATACCTGGGACTATCCCAACGAAGATGGTAAGGTGTTCTCGAAATATTTCCGGCGCAAGGTGCTTCCGCAGGTATCGGAGCTTCTGACACAGTATGGCCCGGTTGGCGTGATGTGGTTCGATACGCCGGAGACGATTAGTCGCGATGAAAGCATTGAGCTGAAGGCATTGATTCGTAAGCTACAGCCGGCCTGCATCATTGATAGTCGAATCGGCAATGACCAGGGCGACTTTACCGTTGCGGAACAGCATCTCGACCGCGGTACCCCGTCAGGGCCATGGGAGGCCTGTATGACGATGAGCAAGAACTGGGGGTATAACAAGCACGATCAAAACTATAAGACTCCTGAAGTATTAGTGCGGGACTTGATCGAGGTTGTGTCTGCGGGAGGGAACCTGTTGTTAGACACGGGGCCAACGGCACAAGGCACTCTGACTCCGAAGGCTCTTGAGGATATGAAGAGAATTGGTGCATGGATGGCGGAGAATGGTGAAGCTATTTACGGTACTCACCCGTGGATTGTGCGCACGGAAGAGATAGTAAGCATGAAGCCTGCAACGTCTGGAGCTGCGATCACAACCTCGTCGGAGGCGGCTGCAAAGGATGCTGTCAACGATGCAACGCCCACGCAGCTTCTATCTGATCTCCGATTTGTGGCGAAGGGCGAGGATGTATTCGTCTTCGCGCGAAGCTGGCATCAGCCTACCGTGACCGTAAAAACCTTTGCTGCCCATGGGATTGGTGTAAAGAGCGTTGAGCTGCTTGGTTACAAGAAGCCTGTTCTCTGGATGCAAGAGAAGGATCAGTTGAAGGTTGAGTTACCGAAGGACGCGGCAGCTTCGATTCCGGTGCTAACGTTACGTGTGACGCTTCGAAGCTAG
- a CDS encoding family 20 glycosylhydrolase → MHGLQTLTQLVTSGPAGFYIPVITIDDQPRFPWRGLMLDCSRHFMPVSLIERTLDGMEAVKLNVFHWHLSDDQGFRAELHSLPKLTADGSDGLFYTREQMLEVIAYAHDRGIRVVPEIDMPGHVSAMLAAYPEFGSGSGPYSIERTWGVFNPALDPTREETYRFIDKIITQITEIFPDAYLHIGGDECNGKEWKTNPRIMRYMQQHGIVNDKGMQAYFSLRVQKIVAKHGKIPLGWEEILQPETAKDVVIQSWHGPKQLLEAARSGHKVILSKGYYLDLNLPAADHYAIDPLPKEALQLTQEQQSNILGGEAAMWTEYVSEENVESRIWPRVEAVAERLWSPREATQDVNDLYRRMDQESPILEAYGLSPHKTYMRMLQRLSNGKNMPLLKTLADVEEPPKQHGRAYLGSYNSFIPLNHMVDAIPPESMLAREFTSLCNQISKRNASPEDLKRARELLTVWKQNGAMLEPTLSQSALTSDLASASAALTDAAKIGLSALNLMEINRKGTPAWQDTSLRSLTDDEKPHATMILAITEPIKVLVRSISIQAN, encoded by the coding sequence ATGCATGGGCTGCAGACACTGACCCAACTCGTCACGTCTGGCCCCGCAGGCTTTTATATCCCTGTGATCACGATAGACGACCAGCCAAGATTCCCTTGGCGCGGCCTCATGCTCGATTGCAGTCGTCACTTCATGCCAGTCTCTCTAATAGAGCGCACACTCGATGGTATGGAGGCCGTGAAGCTCAATGTCTTCCATTGGCATCTCTCCGACGACCAAGGCTTCCGTGCCGAACTCCACTCGCTCCCCAAGCTCACAGCAGATGGTTCCGATGGACTTTTCTACACGCGGGAGCAGATGCTCGAGGTCATTGCCTACGCGCATGATCGTGGCATACGAGTCGTGCCCGAGATCGACATGCCAGGACACGTCAGCGCGATGCTGGCAGCTTATCCCGAGTTTGGCAGCGGGTCAGGGCCATACTCCATCGAAAGAACGTGGGGCGTCTTCAACCCCGCGCTCGATCCTACGCGTGAAGAGACCTATCGCTTCATCGACAAGATCATCACCCAGATTACCGAGATCTTCCCTGATGCCTATCTTCACATCGGTGGCGACGAGTGCAATGGGAAGGAGTGGAAGACAAACCCACGCATCATGCGCTATATGCAGCAGCACGGCATAGTAAATGACAAAGGCATGCAAGCCTACTTCTCTTTGAGAGTGCAGAAAATCGTTGCGAAGCACGGCAAGATTCCGCTCGGGTGGGAAGAGATCCTTCAACCTGAAACAGCGAAGGACGTGGTCATTCAATCGTGGCATGGGCCGAAGCAGCTCCTTGAAGCCGCACGCAGTGGCCACAAGGTCATCCTCTCGAAGGGTTATTATCTCGATCTCAATCTGCCAGCAGCGGATCACTATGCTATCGATCCGCTACCAAAGGAAGCACTTCAACTCACGCAGGAGCAGCAGTCCAACATCCTTGGCGGCGAAGCAGCGATGTGGACCGAATATGTTTCCGAAGAGAACGTCGAGAGCCGCATCTGGCCAAGAGTAGAAGCTGTTGCCGAACGCCTATGGTCTCCTCGCGAAGCAACACAGGACGTCAATGATTTGTACCGCCGCATGGATCAGGAGTCGCCCATACTCGAAGCCTACGGCCTTAGCCCGCATAAGACCTATATGCGAATGCTTCAACGGCTATCCAACGGAAAGAACATGCCCCTTCTGAAGACGCTGGCCGATGTTGAAGAACCGCCGAAGCAGCATGGACGAGCCTACCTTGGTAGCTATAATTCCTTCATACCGCTAAATCACATGGTTGACGCAATCCCTCCTGAAAGCATGCTCGCTCGGGAGTTCACCTCGCTTTGCAATCAAATCTCAAAGAGGAATGCATCCCCAGAAGATCTGAAGCGAGCGAGAGAGCTCCTGACGGTATGGAAGCAAAACGGCGCGATGCTTGAACCTACGCTTTCTCAATCCGCACTCACAAGCGATTTAGCATCTGCATCAGCTGCACTTACAGACGCTGCGAAGATCGGCCTCTCTGCGCTGAATCTTATGGAGATTAATCGCAAAGGCACGCCAGCATGGCAAGATACTTCGCTCCGTTCACTGACCGATGACGAGAAGCCACACGCCACAATGATCCTTGCCATTACCGAGCCAATCAAAGTACTCGTCCGAAGTATCTCCATTCAGGCAAACTAA